In a genomic window of Streptococcus oralis subsp. tigurinus:
- the purC gene encoding phosphoribosylaminoimidazolesuccinocarboxamide synthase — protein sequence MSKQLIYSGKAKDIYTTEDENLIISTYKDQATAFNGIKKEQIAGKGVLNNQISSFIFEKLNAAGVATHFVEKISDTEQLNKKVEIIPLEVVLRNYTAGSFSKRFGVEEGIAFETPIVEFYYKNDDLDDPFINDEHVKFLKIADDQQIVYLKEETRRINELLKAWFAEIGLKLIDFKLEFGFDKDGKIILADEFSPDNCRLWDADGNHMDKDVFRRGLGELTDVYEVVWEKLQELK from the coding sequence ATGTCAAAACAACTAATCTATTCGGGAAAAGCTAAAGACATCTATACAACAGAGGATGAAAATCTCATTATTTCAACTTACAAGGACCAGGCGACTGCCTTCAACGGTATCAAGAAGGAGCAGATTGCGGGCAAGGGAGTCTTGAATAATCAGATTTCATCTTTTATTTTTGAGAAATTAAATGCGGCTGGTGTGGCGACTCACTTTGTGGAGAAAATTTCGGACACGGAACAACTCAATAAAAAGGTGGAGATTATTCCTTTGGAAGTTGTGCTCCGCAACTACACGGCTGGTTCCTTTTCAAAACGTTTTGGCGTAGAAGAAGGTATCGCATTTGAGACTCCAATTGTCGAATTTTACTATAAAAATGATGATTTGGATGATCCCTTTATCAATGACGAGCATGTGAAATTCCTTAAAATTGCGGATGACCAGCAGATTGTTTACTTGAAGGAAGAAACCCGTCGTATCAATGAGCTCTTGAAGGCTTGGTTTGCTGAGATTGGCCTCAAATTGATTGACTTTAAGCTAGAGTTTGGTTTTGACAAGGATGGCAAGATTATCTTGGCAGACGAATTTTCGCCAGATAACTGCCGTTTATGGGATGCGGATGGTAACCACATGGACAAGGATGTTTTCCGTAGAGGTCTAGGTGAACTAACAGACGTTTACGAAGTTGTTTGGGAAAAATTGCAAGAGCTGAAATAA
- a CDS encoding H354_08695 family bacteriocin-like peptide → MSNLQTIEQNYTTLSDIELQEVDGGGVLLVVGGGILAIGLLAWGAYNGYQSAARGG, encoded by the coding sequence ATGTCAAATTTACAAACTATTGAACAAAATTATACTACGTTAAGTGATATTGAATTGCAAGAAGTTGATGGTGGGGGAGTGTTACTTGTGGTTGGTGGTGGTATTTTGGCTATCGGACTGTTAGCTTGGGGGGCATATAATGGTTATCAGTCGGCAGCACGAGGTGGATAA
- a CDS encoding phosphoribosylformylglycinamidine synthase, producing the protein MDKRIFVEKKADFQVKSESLVRELQHNLGLSTLKSIRIVQVYDVFDLSEDLFAPAEKHIFSEQVTDHVLDEAVVQADLSNYAFFAIESLPGQFDQRAASSQEALLLLGSSSDVTVNTAQLYLVNKDIDATELDAVKNYLLNPVDSRFKDIKTGIAKQEFSESDKTIPKLTFFESYTAEDFARYKAEQGMAMEVDDLLFIQDYFKSIGRVPTETELKVLDTYWSDHCRHTTFETELKNIDFSASKFQKQLQATYDKYIAMREELGRSEKPQTLMDMATIFGRYERANGRLDDMEVSDEINACSVEIEVDVNGVKEPWLLMFKNETHNHPTEIEPFGGAATCIGGAIRDPLSGRSYVYQAMRISGAGDITAPISETRAGKLPQQVISKTAAHGYSSYGNQIGLATTYVREYFHPGFVAKRMELGAVVGAAPKENVVREKPEAGDVIILLGGKTGRDGVGGATGSSKVQTVESVETAGAEVQKGNAIEERKIQRLFRNGDVTRLIKKSNDFGAGGVCVAIGELADGLEIDLNKVPLKYQGLNGTEIAISESQERMAVVVRPEDVDAFVAECNKENIDAVVVATVTEKPNLVMHWNGETIVDLERRFLDTNGVRVVVDAKVVDKDVELPEERQTSADTLEADTLAVLSDLNHASQKGLQTIFDCSVGRSTVNHPLGGRYQLTPTEASVQKLPVQHGVTHTASVMAQGFNPYVAEWSPYHGAAYAVIEATARLVATGANWSKARFSYQEYFERMDKQAERFGQPVAALLGSIEAQIQLGLPSIGGKDSMSGTFEELTVPPTLVAFGVTTADSRKVLSPEFKTAGENIYYIPGQALSAEIDFDLIKSNFAQFEALQKDHKVTSASAVKYGGILESLALATFGNHIGAEVTLPEFESSLTAQLGGFVFTSLEEITGVEKIGQTKADFTLIVNGVKLDRQKLDSAFQGKLEEVYPTEFAQAKELEEVPAVDSNEVIKAKETIEKPVVYIPVFPGTNSEYDSAKAFEKEGAEVNLVPFVTLNEEAIVKSVETMVDNIGKANILFFAGGFSAADEPDGSAKFIVNILLNEKVRVAIDSFIARGGLIIGICNGFQALVKSGLLPYGNFEDASSTSPTLFYNDANQHVAKMVETRIANTNSPWLAGVQVGDIHAIPVSHGEGKFVVTAEEFAELRDNGQIFSQYVDFDGKPSMDSKYNPNGSVNAIEGITSKNGQIIGKMGHSERYEDGLFQNIPGNKDQHLFASAVKYFTGK; encoded by the coding sequence ATGGATAAACGTATTTTTGTTGAAAAAAAGGCTGATTTTCAGGTCAAGTCAGAGAGTTTGGTAAGAGAACTCCAGCACAACTTGGGACTGTCAACTTTGAAAAGTATTCGCATTGTGCAAGTTTATGATGTTTTTGACTTGTCAGAGGACTTGTTTGCACCTGCAGAAAAACATATCTTCTCTGAGCAGGTGACAGACCATGTCTTGGATGAAGCGGTTGTGCAGGCTGATCTTTCCAATTATGCTTTCTTTGCCATCGAAAGCTTGCCGGGGCAGTTTGACCAGCGTGCGGCATCTTCACAGGAAGCCTTGCTTTTGCTGGGAAGTTCTAGTGACGTAACGGTCAATACAGCTCAACTTTACTTGGTTAATAAAGATATTGATGCGACTGAATTGGACGCGGTCAAGAACTACCTGCTCAATCCAGTGGATTCACGTTTCAAGGACATCAAAACAGGGATTGCCAAACAGGAATTTTCAGAGTCAGACAAGACCATTCCAAAATTGACTTTCTTTGAAAGCTATACAGCAGAAGACTTTGCCCGCTACAAGGCCGAGCAAGGGATGGCTATGGAAGTGGATGATTTGCTCTTTATCCAAGACTATTTCAAGTCAATCGGGCGCGTGCCAACTGAGACTGAACTCAAGGTTTTGGATACTTACTGGTCTGACCATTGTCGTCACACGACTTTTGAGACTGAGTTGAAGAACATTGATTTCTCAGCTTCTAAATTTCAAAAACAATTACAGGCAACCTATGACAAATATATCGCTATGCGCGAGGAATTAGGTCGTTCTGAAAAACCGCAAACCTTGATGGATATGGCGACTATTTTTGGTCGTTATGAGCGTGCTAATGGACGTTTGGATGATATGGAAGTGTCAGACGAAATCAATGCTTGCTCAGTAGAAATCGAAGTGGATGTGAATGGAGTGAAAGAGCCATGGCTCCTCATGTTCAAGAATGAAACCCACAACCACCCAACGGAAATTGAACCATTTGGTGGAGCGGCTACTTGTATCGGTGGTGCTATTCGTGACCCATTGTCAGGTCGCTCATATGTCTACCAAGCCATGCGTATCTCAGGTGCTGGTGATATTACAGCACCGATTTCGGAAACTCGTGCTGGTAAATTGCCACAACAAGTGATTTCTAAAACAGCGGCCCATGGTTATTCTTCATACGGGAATCAGATTGGTCTTGCAACGACCTACGTTCGTGAGTACTTCCACCCAGGATTTGTAGCCAAACGCATGGAGCTGGGTGCTGTTGTTGGGGCTGCTCCAAAAGAGAATGTTGTCCGTGAAAAACCGGAAGCGGGAGATGTGATTATCCTTCTTGGTGGTAAGACAGGACGTGATGGTGTCGGTGGTGCGACAGGGTCTTCTAAGGTTCAAACGGTTGAGTCTGTGGAGACTGCTGGTGCCGAGGTTCAAAAAGGAAATGCCATCGAAGAACGCAAGATTCAGCGCCTCTTCCGCAATGGCGATGTCACTCGTCTCATCAAGAAATCTAACGACTTTGGTGCGGGTGGTGTCTGTGTGGCTATCGGTGAATTGGCAGATGGTCTTGAAATCGACCTCAACAAGGTTCCTCTTAAATACCAAGGCTTGAATGGAACAGAAATTGCGATCTCTGAATCACAAGAACGGATGGCAGTTGTGGTGCGTCCTGAGGATGTAGATGCCTTCGTTGCAGAATGTAATAAAGAAAATATTGACGCTGTTGTTGTGGCAACAGTGACTGAAAAACCAAATCTTGTCATGCACTGGAATGGGGAAACCATCGTCGACTTGGAACGTCGTTTCCTTGATACAAACGGTGTGCGTGTAGTCGTTGATGCAAAGGTGGTGGACAAGGATGTCGAACTTCCAGAAGAACGTCAAACATCTGCTGACACACTTGAAGCTGATACCCTTGCGGTTCTATCTGATCTCAACCATGCGAGTCAAAAAGGATTGCAAACTATCTTTGACTGTTCGGTCGGTCGTTCTACAGTCAATCACCCGCTTGGTGGTCGTTACCAACTCACACCGACTGAGGCATCTGTACAAAAATTGCCAGTTCAACATGGTGTGACTCATACTGCGTCTGTTATGGCTCAAGGATTCAATCCTTATGTAGCAGAATGGTCTCCATACCACGGTGCTGCCTATGCAGTGATCGAAGCAACCGCTCGTTTGGTTGCGACTGGTGCAAACTGGTCCAAGGCTCGCTTCTCTTACCAAGAGTACTTCGAGCGTATGGACAAGCAAGCCGAGCGTTTCGGTCAGCCAGTAGCGGCTCTTCTAGGTTCTATCGAAGCACAAATTCAACTTGGTTTGCCATCTATCGGTGGTAAGGACTCTATGTCCGGTACCTTTGAAGAATTGACAGTACCGCCAACCTTGGTTGCCTTTGGGGTAACGACAGCAGATAGCCGTAAGGTGCTTTCGCCTGAATTCAAGACTGCTGGTGAAAACATCTACTACATCCCAGGTCAAGCCCTCTCAGCAGAGATTGATTTTGACTTGATTAAGTCTAATTTTGCTCAGTTTGAAGCCCTTCAAAAGGATCACAAAGTGACATCTGCATCAGCTGTTAAATATGGTGGTATCCTTGAAAGTTTGGCTCTTGCTACCTTTGGGAACCATATCGGTGCAGAGGTGACCTTGCCTGAATTTGAAAGTTCTTTGACAGCTCAATTAGGCGGATTTGTCTTCACATCTCTTGAAGAGATTACTGGAGTAGAGAAAATTGGACAAACAAAAGCAGACTTTACACTGATTGTCAACGGTGTGAAGCTAGATAGACAGAAACTTGACAGTGCCTTCCAAGGAAAACTGGAAGAAGTTTACCCAACAGAATTTGCCCAAGCTAAAGAACTGGAAGAAGTTCCAGCTGTCGATTCTAACGAAGTTATCAAAGCTAAAGAAACCATTGAAAAACCTGTGGTTTACATCCCAGTCTTCCCAGGAACCAACTCAGAATATGATTCAGCAAAGGCCTTCGAAAAAGAAGGTGCAGAGGTCAACTTGGTGCCATTTGTGACCTTGAATGAAGAGGCTATTGTCAAGTCGGTTGAAACCATGGTTGACAATATCGGCAAGGCAAACATTCTCTTCTTTGCAGGTGGTTTCTCAGCTGCGGATGAGCCGGATGGATCAGCTAAGTTTATTGTCAATATCCTGCTCAATGAAAAAGTGCGTGTAGCGATTGATAGCTTTATCGCTCGTGGTGGCTTGATTATTGGTATCTGTAATGGATTCCAAGCTCTTGTCAAATCAGGTCTTCTTCCATACGGTAACTTCGAGGATGCAAGCAGCACTAGTCCAACCCTCTTCTACAATGATGCCAACCAGCACGTGGCCAAGATGGTGGAAACTCGGATTGCCAATACCAACTCACCATGGTTGGCTGGAGTGCAAGTGGGCGATATCCACGCCATTCCAGTATCGCACGGTGAAGGGAAGTTTGTCGTGACGGCTGAGGAATTCGCTGAGCTCCGTGACAATGGACAAATTTTCAGCCAATACGTTGATTTTGACGGCAAACCAAGCATGGACTCTAAGTACAATCCAAATGGTTCTGTAAATGCCATCGAAGGAATTACTAGCAAGAATGGTCAAATCATCGGTAAAATGGGACACTCAGAACGTTATGAAGATGGTCTTTTCCAAAATATTCCAGGAAATAAAGACCAGCACCTGTTCGCGTCGGCGGTTAAATACTTTACTGGAAAATAA
- the comB gene encoding competence pheromone export protein ComB — protein sequence MKPEFLESAEFYHRRYHNFSSRVIVPMSLLLVFLFGFAVFAEKEISLSTRATIEPSRIISNIQSTSNQRIVANYLEENKLVKQGDLLVQYQQGAEAVQAEAYASQLDMLKDQKKQLEYLQKSLQEGGNHFPEEDKFGYQEMFRDYLSQASSLRSNVSQQNANISSQNAAASQTQAEIGNLISQTEAKIRDYQTAKSAIETGDQLDSQNVAYSFYQTYKNQGAEDPRAKSQVIAQVDVQIAQLESGLATYRVQYAGSGAQQAYASGLDSQLESLKSQHLVKVGQELTLLDQKILEAESGKKVQGGLLDKGKIIASEDGVLHLNPETSDSTMVAEGTLLAQLYPALEREGKTKLTAYLSSKDVARLKVGDSVRFTTSKDANKELVLVSAITNIDATATKTEKGNFFKIEAETSLTPEQAEQLRYGVEGRLQMITGRKSYLRYYLDQFLNQE from the coding sequence ATGAAACCAGAATTTTTAGAAAGCGCAGAGTTTTACCATCGTCGTTACCATAATTTTTCCAGTCGCGTGATTGTACCCATGTCGCTTTTGCTCGTGTTTCTGTTTGGATTTGCAGTCTTTGCAGAGAAGGAGATCAGTTTGTCTACTAGAGCTACTATCGAACCTAGTCGAATCATTTCCAACATCCAGTCGACTAGCAATCAACGTATTGTGGCCAATTATCTAGAAGAGAACAAACTTGTCAAGCAGGGTGATCTACTCGTTCAGTACCAGCAAGGGGCGGAAGCTGTCCAAGCGGAGGCCTATGCTAGTCAGTTGGACATGCTCAAGGATCAAAAAAAGCAGTTGGAGTATTTGCAGAAGAGCCTGCAAGAAGGGGGGAACCACTTTCCAGAGGAGGATAAGTTTGGATATCAGGAGATGTTTCGAGACTATCTCAGCCAAGCTAGTAGTCTTAGGAGCAATGTTTCGCAGCAAAATGCCAACATCTCCTCGCAGAATGCGGCAGCTAGTCAAACCCAAGCCGAAATCGGCAACCTCATTAGTCAAACAGAGGCTAAAATTCGCGATTACCAGACAGCTAAGTCGGCGATTGAAACAGGAGATCAACTGGATAGTCAAAATGTAGCCTACTCATTTTATCAGACCTATAAAAATCAAGGTGCAGAAGATCCACGAGCTAAATCGCAAGTTATTGCTCAGGTGGATGTACAAATCGCCCAGCTAGAGTCTGGTTTAGCTACTTATCGTGTGCAGTATGCGGGTTCTGGAGCTCAACAAGCCTACGCAAGTGGACTGGATAGTCAGCTTGAATCCCTCAAGTCTCAGCACCTAGTCAAAGTCGGTCAAGAATTAACCCTTTTGGATCAGAAAATTTTGGAGGCAGAGTCGGGTAAGAAAGTCCAAGGAGGTCTGCTGGACAAGGGGAAAATTATAGCAAGCGAGGACGGTGTGCTTCACCTTAATCCTGAAACCAGTGATTCTACCATGGTTGCAGAAGGCACCTTGCTCGCTCAACTCTACCCAGCCTTGGAACGAGAAGGTAAAACTAAACTCACAGCTTATCTCAGTTCAAAAGATGTTGCAAGGCTCAAGGTCGGTGATTCTGTTCGTTTCACTACAAGCAAAGATGCCAACAAAGAGCTCGTTCTTGTTTCTGCCATTACGAATATTGATGCGACAGCTACCAAGACTGAAAAGGGAAATTTCTTTAAAATAGAGGCGGAGACCAGTCTGACTCCTGAGCAGGCAGAACAACTTCGCTATGGGGTGGAAGGTCGCCTGCAGATGATTACAGGCAGGAAAAGTTATCTACGTTATTATTTGGATCAATTTTTGAACCAAGAGTAA
- a CDS encoding acyl carrier protein, translating to MTEKEIFDRIVTIIQERQGEDFVVTEALSLKDDLDADSVDLMEFVLTLEDEFGIEISDEEIDQLQSVGDVVEVVKSKE from the coding sequence ATGACAGAAAAAGAAATTTTTGACCGTATTGTAACCATTATCCAAGAAAGACAGGGAGAGGATTTTGTCGTAACAGAGGCCTTGAGTTTGAAAGATGACCTAGATGCAGACTCAGTGGACTTGATGGAGTTTGTCTTGACACTAGAAGATGAATTTGGGATTGAAATCAGTGATGAGGAAATTGACCAACTGCAAAGTGTAGGAGATGTGGTAGAAGTTGTCAAAAGTAAAGAATAG
- a CDS encoding class IIb bacteriocin, lactobin A/cerein 7B family, with protein sequence MTNFDKMEQNFVALTEEELMDVDGGIAWEVVSVGIAIGWGIYQVGEAAGKTFYYITHP encoded by the coding sequence ATGACAAACTTTGACAAAATGGAACAGAACTTTGTAGCTCTTACAGAAGAAGAGTTGATGGATGTGGATGGGGGGATTGCTTGGGAGGTAGTCTCTGTGGGTATTGCGATTGGCTGGGGGATTTATCAAGTTGGTGAAGCTGCTGGTAAAACATTCTACTACATTACTCATCCATAG
- the purF gene encoding amidophosphoribosyltransferase, giving the protein MTYEVKSLNEECGVFGIWGHPDAAKLTYFGLHSLQHRGQEGAGILSNDQGQLKRHRDMGLLSEVFRNPANLDKLTGTSAIGHVRYATAGEASVDNIQPFLFRFHDMQFGLAHNGNLTNAESLKKELEQRGAIFSSTSDSEILAHLIRRSHNPNLMGKIKEALSLVKGGFAYILLFEDKLIAALDPNGFRPLSIGKMANGAVVVSSETCAFEVIGAEWIRDVKPGEIVIVDDNGIQYDSYTNDTQLAICSMEYIYFARPDSNIHGVNVHTARKRMGAQLAREFKHEADIVVGVPNSSLSAAMGFAEESGLPNEMGLIKNQYTQRTFIQPTQELREQGVRMKLSAVSGVVKGKRVVMIDDSIVRGTTSRRIVQLLKEAGASEVHVAIGSPALAYPCFYGIDIQTRQELIAANHTVEETRQIIGADSLTYLSIDGLIDSIGIETDAPNGGLCVAYFDGDYPTPLYDYEEDYQRSLGDKTSFYKQTAKDSPLKERKRRQNGK; this is encoded by the coding sequence ATGACATACGAAGTAAAATCTCTTAATGAAGAATGTGGTGTTTTCGGTATCTGGGGGCATCCAGATGCTGCTAAATTGACCTATTTTGGTCTCCATAGTCTTCAGCACCGTGGTCAGGAAGGGGCAGGAATCCTCTCCAATGATCAGGGACAATTGAAGCGTCATCGTGATATGGGGCTTTTATCAGAAGTGTTTAGAAATCCAGCTAATTTGGATAAACTGACTGGAACGAGCGCGATTGGGCATGTTCGTTATGCGACTGCTGGCGAAGCTTCTGTAGATAATATCCAGCCCTTCCTCTTCCGCTTTCACGATATGCAGTTTGGATTGGCTCATAACGGAAACTTGACCAATGCCGAATCGCTCAAGAAAGAATTGGAACAAAGAGGAGCTATTTTCAGTTCAACTTCGGACTCGGAAATCTTGGCTCACCTCATTCGTCGAAGTCACAATCCGAACTTGATGGGCAAAATCAAAGAGGCGCTCAGCCTTGTCAAAGGTGGATTTGCTTATATCCTGCTGTTTGAAGACAAGTTGATTGCTGCGCTTGATCCTAATGGCTTTCGTCCGCTTTCAATCGGGAAAATGGCCAATGGAGCGGTGGTGGTTTCGTCTGAAACCTGTGCCTTTGAGGTCATCGGTGCCGAGTGGATTCGTGATGTAAAACCAGGAGAAATTGTGATTGTGGATGACAATGGCATCCAGTACGATAGCTATACGAATGATACCCAATTGGCGATTTGCTCTATGGAGTATATCTATTTTGCTCGTCCTGACTCTAATATCCATGGTGTCAACGTCCATACAGCTCGCAAACGTATGGGGGCCCAATTAGCGCGTGAGTTCAAGCACGAAGCGGATATCGTGGTCGGTGTGCCAAATTCCTCGCTCAGCGCAGCTATGGGATTTGCAGAAGAATCTGGTCTGCCAAATGAAATGGGTCTCATCAAGAACCAATACACGCAACGCACCTTTATCCAACCGACTCAAGAATTGCGGGAGCAAGGGGTGCGGATGAAACTGTCTGCTGTTTCGGGTGTTGTCAAAGGCAAACGTGTGGTGATGATTGATGATTCCATTGTTCGTGGGACGACCTCTCGTCGTATCGTTCAGCTTTTGAAAGAAGCAGGTGCGTCTGAGGTTCATGTTGCTATTGGCAGTCCAGCGCTAGCTTATCCATGTTTTTACGGGATTGATATCCAGACGCGTCAGGAGCTGATTGCGGCCAATCATACGGTCGAAGAAACTCGCCAAATCATTGGTGCGGATAGCCTGACCTATCTTTCGATTGATGGCTTGATTGATTCTATCGGCATCGAAACAGATGCGCCAAACGGTGGTCTTTGTGTCGCCTATTTTGATGGCGACTACCCAACTCCTCTCTACGACTATGAGGAAGACTATCAAAGAAGCTTGGGTGACAAGACCAGTTTTTACAAACAGACGGCTAAAGATTCTCCATTAAAGGAAAGGAAGAGGAGACAAAATGGCAAATAA
- the comA gene encoding peptide cleavage/export ABC transporter ComA has protein sequence MKFGKRHYRPQVDQMDCGVASLAMVFGYYGSYYSLAHLRELAKTTMDGTTALGLVKVAEEIGFETRAIKADMTLFDLSDLTFPFVAHVLKEGKLLHYYVVIGQDKKHIHIADPDPSVKLTKISRERFEQEWTGVSIFMAPSPDYKPHKEKKQGLLSFLPILLKQRGLITNIVLATLLVTLINIVGSYYLQSIIDSYVPDQMRSTLGIISIGLVIVYILQQILSYAQEYLLLVLGQRLSIDVILSYIKHVFHLPMSFFATRRTGEIVSRFTDANSIIDALASTILSIFLDVSTILIISLVLFSQNTNLFFMTLLALPIYTVIIFAFMKPFEKMNRDTMEANAVLSSSIIEDINGIETIKSLTSESSRYQKIDKEFVAYLKKSFTYSRAESQQKALKKVAQLLLNVAVLWLGAILVMDGKMSLGQLITYNTLLVYFTNPLENIINLQTKLQTAQVANNRLNEVYLVASEFEEKKTVEDLSMMKGEMTFKQVHYKYGYGRDVLSDINLTIPQGSKVAFVGISGSGKTTLAKMMVNFYDPSQGEISLGGVNLNQIDKKSLRQYINYLPQQPYVFNGTILENLLLGAKEGTTQEDILRAVELAEIREDIERMPLNYQTELTSDGAGISGGQRQRIALARALLTDAPVLILDEATSSLDILTEKRIVDNLMALDKTLIFIAHRLTIAERTERVVVLDQGKIVEEGNHADLLARGEFYAHLVNS, from the coding sequence ATGAAATTTGGGAAAAGGCACTATCGTCCCCAGGTGGATCAGATGGATTGTGGCGTGGCTTCCTTGGCCATGGTATTTGGCTACTATGGTAGTTATTACTCCTTAGCTCACTTGCGAGAGTTAGCCAAGACGACCATGGATGGGACAACTGCATTGGGTCTTGTAAAGGTAGCAGAGGAGATTGGTTTTGAAACACGGGCTATCAAGGCGGATATGACACTCTTTGATTTGTCCGATTTGACCTTTCCTTTTGTGGCCCATGTGCTCAAGGAAGGGAAGTTGCTCCACTACTATGTGGTGATAGGTCAGGATAAAAAGCACATTCATATCGCTGATCCAGATCCTAGTGTTAAGCTGACCAAGATTTCCCGTGAGCGATTTGAGCAAGAATGGACAGGGGTTAGTATTTTTATGGCACCATCACCGGACTATAAACCTCATAAGGAGAAAAAACAGGGACTCCTATCCTTCTTGCCGATCTTACTCAAACAGCGTGGCTTGATTACCAATATCGTCCTAGCGACACTCTTGGTAACCTTGATCAATATTGTGGGTTCCTACTACCTTCAGTCCATCATTGATAGTTACGTGCCAGACCAGATGCGCTCGACCTTGGGCATTATCTCAATAGGACTAGTCATCGTCTATATCCTCCAGCAGATTTTGTCTTATGCGCAAGAATACCTCTTACTTGTTCTGGGGCAACGGTTGTCCATCGATGTGATTTTGTCCTATATCAAGCATGTTTTTCATCTGCCGATGTCCTTTTTCGCGACACGCAGGACAGGAGAGATCGTATCTCGCTTTACGGACGCCAATAGCATCATCGATGCGCTAGCGTCGACCATTCTGTCTATCTTTTTGGATGTGTCGACGATTTTGATTATCTCACTTGTTTTATTTTCACAAAATACCAATCTCTTTTTCATGACTTTATTGGCACTTCCCATCTATACCGTGATCATCTTTGCCTTTATGAAGCCTTTTGAAAAGATGAATCGGGATACCATGGAAGCCAATGCGGTTCTGTCTTCCTCTATCATTGAGGACATCAATGGTATTGAGACGATTAAGTCCTTGACCAGTGAAAGCTCACGCTATCAAAAGATTGATAAGGAATTTGTAGCTTATCTGAAAAAATCCTTTACCTATAGTCGGGCAGAAAGTCAGCAAAAGGCTCTGAAAAAAGTTGCTCAGCTCCTGCTCAATGTTGCCGTTCTCTGGCTGGGAGCTATTCTGGTCATGGATGGGAAAATGAGTTTGGGCCAGCTGATTACCTATAACACCCTGCTTGTTTACTTTACCAATCCTTTGGAAAATATCATTAACCTACAAACCAAACTTCAGACAGCGCAGGTTGCCAATAATCGCTTAAATGAGGTTTATCTAGTAGCTTCGGAGTTTGAGGAGAAGAAAACGGTAGAAGATTTGAGCATGATGAAGGGAGAGATGACCTTCAAGCAGGTTCACTATAAGTATGGCTATGGTCGTGATGTCTTGTCGGATATCAATTTGACCATTCCGCAAGGGTCTAAGGTAGCTTTTGTGGGGATTTCAGGGTCAGGTAAGACGACCTTAGCCAAGATGATGGTTAATTTCTATGACCCTAGTCAGGGAGAGATTAGCCTGGGTGGTGTCAATCTCAATCAGATTGATAAAAAATCCTTGCGTCAGTATATCAACTACCTACCTCAACAGCCCTATGTCTTTAATGGGACGATTTTGGAGAATCTGCTCCTTGGAGCCAAGGAAGGGACGACTCAGGAAGATATCTTACGAGCGGTTGAATTGGCTGAGATTCGAGAAGATATCGAGCGGATGCCGCTGAATTATCAGACAGAATTGACTTCGGATGGGGCAGGTATTTCTGGGGGGCAACGGCAGAGAATTGCTTTGGCGCGTGCTCTTTTAACGGATGCGCCTGTTCTGATATTGGACGAGGCGACCAGCAGTCTGGATATCTTGACAGAGAAGCGGATCGTGGATAATCTCATGGCTTTAGACAAGACCTTGATTTTCATTGCTCACCGCTTGACCATTGCTGAGCGGACAGAGAGGGTTGTTGTCTTGGATCAGGGCAAGATTGTCGAAGAAGGCAACCATGCAGACTTGCTTGCCCGAGGTGAATTTTACGCCCATTTGGTCAATAGCTAG